One Pukyongiella litopenaei genomic window, AAGACACCGATCACCTCATAACCACCGCGTTCTGCGAAACCAGTCAGTTCCAGCACCTGCCTGTCACATGACTGATCGGCAGTCGAAACCCTGGCATAGATAGCTGCGCGCTGTCCCAGTTGAACCTCCATAGAATTTGGTCTTGCAAGTCGTTGATTTTGTTGGTGCGAGATGTGTCCCGAACAGACATCTGATTAACAAGGACAAACCAACATGCCAAGACGGTCCATTCTGACCGAGCGCCAGCGTTCGGCGCTTTTCGACCTGCCGACTGACGAGACTTTGATGTTGCGGCATTACACGCTGGCAGATGACGATATCGAACACATCAACGAACGGCGACGGCCGGAGAACAAGATCGGCTTTGCCCTACAGCTCTGTGCCCTACGCTATCCTGGTCGGCTGTTGTCGTCTGGTGAGGTCATCCCGGAAAAGGTATTGCGCTTCATCGCGGCCCAGTTGGGTCTGACCGGCGATGATGTCTTACCATATGCCGCACGTCGGCAAACCCGTCAGCAGCACCTGCACACCCTGCGCCAGATTTACGGCTTCAAGATGTTCTCGGGCCAAGGCGCGCGCAGTCTGAAGGCCTGGCTTGAGAATGAGGCTGAAACGGCCCAATCCAACGAAGACCTGGCGCGCCGATTTTTCGAAGAGTGCCGCCGGTCGCAGGTGATCCTGCCCGGCATCTCTGTCATCGAACGGCTGTGCGCAGATGCTCTGGTTTCGGCTGAGCGCCAGACCGAAAGCCGGATCACTAACCGGATCGACGATGAAACGAAAGAACGCCTGGACGCGCTGTTGACCGAGATCGTGGATAGCAATGTCACCCGGTTCATCTGGCTTCGCCGTTTCGAGGCAGGCAGCAACTCGGCTGGAGCATCGCGACTTCTGGACCGGTTGGAGTTTTTGCAGGAATTGGACCTCTCACCGGACATTCTGGCCGACGTACCACCACATCGGATCACCCGCCTGCGCCGCCAGGGCGAACGGTACTTTGCCGATGGTTTGCGCGACATCACGAGTGACCGGCGCCTGGCGATCCTTGCTGTCTGTGCGGTGGAGTGGAAGGCAGCCATCGCCGATGCCGTGATCGAAACCCACGACCGGATTGTAGGCAAGACCTGGCGGGATGCGAAAAGGCTGTCCGACGCGCGTATCGCGGATGCCAGATCATCGTTGCGTGAGACATTACGTTCCTTCAAGGATCTCGGTGCTGCCCTGCTGGAGGCAAAGGCAGATGGCGCGCCCCTTGATGCCGCCGTCGAAGTTGCGTGTGGCTGGTCTCACCTCGAAAGCATGGTGATAACTGCGGCCGAGTTGACTGACATGATGGCGGCTGACGCGCTGTCTCATGTCGTTCATGGATATCACCGGTTCCGGCGCTATGCTCCAAGAATGCTGCGGGCGCTTGATATCTGCTCCGCCCCGGTGGCGGCGCCTTTGATGCAGGCAACAAAAGTCATCGCCCATGATCAAACTGATGCGCCACGCCAGGTTGGCTTCTTGCGCCGAACCTCGAAATGGCATCGACACCTCAATGCTCAGGACCTAGGTGACAATCGGCTCTGGGAGGTCGCCGTGTTGTTCCAGGTGCGCGAAGCCTTCCGATCCGGCGATATCTGGCTACCCCACTCCAGGCGTTACGCTGATCTGAAACAGGCCTTGGTACCGATAGAAACAGCCAAGGCATGCCCTCGACTGACGATGCCGTTCGAACCTGAGACCTGGCTCGATGATCGCAAGGCAAGGTTGGCAGAAGGCATGAAGCGTTTGGCCAAGGCTGCCAGAGCAGGCGCGATTCCCGGCGGTTCGATCGAAAACGGCGTTCTCAAGGTTGATCGTTTGACGGCAGCGATTCCGGCGGATGCTGATGGTATGGTGCTTGATCTCTATGGTCGCCTGCCTGCCGTTCGGATCACCGATCTGCTGCAGGAAGTTGATGACGATATCGGCTTCACCGAAACCTTCACGCATCTGCGCACCGGCGTTCCCTGCAAGGATCGCATCGGGCTGTTAAACGTGCTGCTGGCCGAGGGATTGAACCTTGGCCTCAGCAAAATGGCCGAGGCGACCAGTTCACACGACTACTTCCAACTCTCGCGCTTGTCCCGGTGGCATGTTGAAAGCGATGCCATCAACAGAGCACTCGCCAAGGTGATCGAGGCGCAGGCCAATTTGCCGATGGCGCAGTTCTGGGGCGGCGGTATGACCGCTTCAAGCGACGGTCAGTTCTTTCCAACAACGCGGCATGGCGAGGCGATGAACCTCATCAACGCGAAGTATGGACAGGAACCCGGCTTGAAGGCCTACACCCATGTCTCTGACCAATTCGGCCCGTTTGCCACACAGAATATCCCTGCAACCGTAAATGAGGCCCCATACATTCTGGACGGCCTGCTGATGAACGAGGTGGGGAAGAAGATCAAAGAGCAATACGCCGACACCGGCGGCTTCACGGATCATGTCTTCGCCGCAACCGCACT contains:
- a CDS encoding Tn3 family transposase, producing the protein MPRRSILTERQRSALFDLPTDETLMLRHYTLADDDIEHINERRRPENKIGFALQLCALRYPGRLLSSGEVIPEKVLRFIAAQLGLTGDDVLPYAARRQTRQQHLHTLRQIYGFKMFSGQGARSLKAWLENEAETAQSNEDLARRFFEECRRSQVILPGISVIERLCADALVSAERQTESRITNRIDDETKERLDALLTEIVDSNVTRFIWLRRFEAGSNSAGASRLLDRLEFLQELDLSPDILADVPPHRITRLRRQGERYFADGLRDITSDRRLAILAVCAVEWKAAIADAVIETHDRIVGKTWRDAKRLSDARIADARSSLRETLRSFKDLGAALLEAKADGAPLDAAVEVACGWSHLESMVITAAELTDMMAADALSHVVHGYHRFRRYAPRMLRALDICSAPVAAPLMQATKVIAHDQTDAPRQVGFLRRTSKWHRHLNAQDLGDNRLWEVAVLFQVREAFRSGDIWLPHSRRYADLKQALVPIETAKACPRLTMPFEPETWLDDRKARLAEGMKRLAKAARAGAIPGGSIENGVLKVDRLTAAIPADADGMVLDLYGRLPAVRITDLLQEVDDDIGFTETFTHLRTGVPCKDRIGLLNVLLAEGLNLGLSKMAEATSSHDYFQLSRLSRWHVESDAINRALAKVIEAQANLPMAQFWGGGMTASSDGQFFPTTRHGEAMNLINAKYGQEPGLKAYTHVSDQFGPFATQNIPATVNEAPYILDGLLMNEVGKKIKEQYADTGGFTDHVFAATALLSYRFVPRIRDLPSKRLYLFDPAVAPKEIRGLVGGKIREKPITENWPDILRAVATMAAGVMPPSQLLRKFASYPRQHELAVALREIGRIERTLFIIDWLLDADMQRRAQIGLNKGEAHHALKNALRIGRQGEIRDRTSEGQHYRMAGLNLLAAIIIYWNTKHLGHAVTTRKRAGLDCSPQLLAHISPLGWAHVLLTGEYRWKNR